The Paeniglutamicibacter sulfureus genome includes a region encoding these proteins:
- a CDS encoding MFS transporter — protein MSTNRLPAAATPQGSASPSSFGRRSTVDTIDSGEPAGRTLGWRKGGLMMAVTFSLLQMLNEVGTLMAIPLYGSMAAGLGLEPQQVSWALLATTLCGASTIALLAKAGDVFGHRRLMIWCVLGITLGYVVSAIAPNFTVLLIGRFLTGVMAGQALCLGIMRDRLSSVDRKKAVAVIAAGQAVGVFIGFAFGGLFVALGLSWRIAFIFGALLTVLSLVAFLRWGDDSDALLRHKGSSRSLDVVGVLLMGLGLTALCVGISQSMVWGPTSMLTIVAVGLGVVLLVASLVWESRSAHPLVDVKEMFSARLLPAYTVFLTMGITGMLMFNLVMTWAMLPAPLLGYGFGFNPLFSSLLFIPMIIAGIVAARYVSRALVRIPARNVILGAAFALAADFVFLRFTHEHVIAVLVAIFVFGFAYTSLLTTAVSVIALEAREAQAAGTASVYVAIALAASSIGAAIFSAIMGWGSDPITMAPRPEVFEVGFTVAAFATIFAIVSGLTLSKQVRLSRIQAH, from the coding sequence ATGAGTACTAATCGGTTACCGGCCGCAGCCACCCCACAGGGGTCGGCTTCGCCATCCTCGTTCGGCAGACGTTCGACAGTGGACACCATCGATTCGGGGGAACCAGCCGGCAGGACCCTCGGGTGGCGCAAGGGCGGCCTGATGATGGCGGTGACCTTCTCGCTGCTACAAATGCTCAATGAGGTCGGGACCCTCATGGCCATTCCGCTCTACGGGTCAATGGCAGCCGGACTGGGCCTGGAGCCCCAGCAGGTATCTTGGGCACTGCTGGCCACCACACTTTGCGGGGCTTCAACCATTGCGTTGCTGGCAAAGGCCGGTGACGTCTTCGGCCATCGCCGCCTGATGATCTGGTGCGTCCTGGGGATCACCTTGGGCTATGTCGTCTCCGCGATTGCCCCGAACTTCACCGTGCTGTTGATCGGTCGCTTCCTCACGGGCGTTATGGCCGGGCAGGCCCTTTGCCTGGGAATCATGCGCGATCGCCTCAGCTCCGTGGATCGCAAGAAGGCCGTAGCCGTCATTGCGGCAGGCCAGGCAGTGGGAGTATTCATTGGCTTTGCGTTCGGTGGCCTGTTTGTTGCGCTCGGACTTAGCTGGCGAATTGCGTTCATTTTCGGCGCCCTTCTGACAGTGCTCTCCTTGGTTGCATTCCTCCGTTGGGGCGACGACTCGGACGCACTCCTGCGCCACAAGGGCTCCTCGAGGTCCTTGGACGTCGTGGGCGTCTTGCTCATGGGCCTTGGCCTCACGGCCTTGTGCGTTGGAATCAGCCAGTCGATGGTGTGGGGGCCCACCTCGATGCTGACCATCGTCGCCGTCGGACTGGGCGTCGTCCTGCTTGTCGCATCCCTGGTCTGGGAGTCCCGTTCGGCCCATCCCCTGGTCGATGTCAAGGAAATGTTCTCGGCGCGACTCCTGCCCGCCTATACGGTGTTCCTCACCATGGGCATCACCGGAATGCTCATGTTCAACCTCGTCATGACCTGGGCCATGTTGCCGGCACCTCTCCTCGGTTACGGCTTCGGGTTCAACCCGCTCTTCTCCAGCCTACTTTTCATCCCCATGATCATCGCCGGCATCGTTGCCGCACGCTATGTCTCCCGGGCCCTGGTCCGCATACCGGCGCGCAACGTGATCCTGGGTGCGGCGTTTGCCCTGGCCGCCGACTTCGTGTTCCTGCGCTTCACGCACGAGCATGTAATCGCGGTACTCGTGGCGATATTCGTCTTCGGTTTCGCCTACACCTCGCTCCTCACCACCGCGGTCTCCGTCATTGCGCTCGAAGCACGCGAAGCACAGGCGGCCGGAACTGCATCGGTATACGTAGCCATCGCACTCGCTGCTTCGTCGATCGGCGCGGCGATCTTCTCGGCCATCATGGGTTGGGGCTCCGACCCGATCACCATGGCACCGCGGCCGGAGGTTTTTGAGGTCGGATTCACCGTGGCGGCCTTCGCGACGATTTTCGCCATCGTCTCGGGCCTCACGCTGTCGAAGCAGGTGCGGCTCTCCCGTATCCAAGCCCACTAA
- a CDS encoding cytochrome P450: protein MTVLQDNARPMGRCPVAHGFDAMGDDYYHDPARHLAEVRDATPVFWYPYLNAWIVTKHEDCLTVLSDWQTYSSAANSAADVPAKHRDIYPPELVAKMIVGQDPPGHTDARSVAQRGFIKERMDRLQPEIEARAHRIIDRFETKGSANLLEEYSLELTTQTIMALLGLGYEHEAMLRQLRDDLFAVLSSAHEPLPEPKRSEVWDRFVAANLVLRGIVDSRRDSDADDIISVMASARNDDGSWALPTPQIALHVSEFAAAGTDTTAQAMTNAVIFLAENPEALQDAIDEPELWSRVFEETVRRRPSSTFTSRRATRDVELSGIKIAAGDMIWIALASANTDPEHVDRPFEFDIHRPNPTDHLAFTAGRHTCLGNPLARVQGTTGLRVLFERLPSLRPDETDAPDFLKMALLPVRRSLNVHWDVADVERSRERTIRTVNLQVLQRTEASDCVAALTLGHPDGGQLPHWKAGAHVDVHIPNGELEPYVRQYSLSSDSEERTIYRIGVLKEVAGRGGSAAVHETLLPGSRVTVSWPRNNFRLSPAGKYLFIAGGIGITPILAMIREAERAGADWELTYGGRTRTSMAFLDELAAYGEKVAIVPQDEFGHVDLPGLLAEARADTLVYACGPEPLLRAAEEHAAHWPKDSLRLERFAPKSVERTAPDAPFEVEFAESGTVIEVGADETILDAAQKAGLPVISSCKTGTCGTCETPVLSGRADHRDSILSASEQEANETMMICVSRAAGNCPRLVLGR, encoded by the coding sequence ATGACCGTCCTCCAGGACAATGCCCGGCCCATGGGCCGCTGCCCCGTCGCCCACGGCTTCGATGCCATGGGCGACGACTACTACCACGACCCCGCCCGCCACCTGGCGGAAGTTCGCGACGCCACCCCGGTGTTCTGGTATCCGTACCTCAACGCCTGGATCGTCACCAAGCACGAGGATTGCCTGACCGTCCTCTCCGACTGGCAGACCTATTCCTCGGCGGCCAACTCCGCCGCGGACGTCCCGGCGAAGCATCGGGACATCTACCCGCCGGAACTCGTGGCGAAGATGATCGTGGGCCAGGACCCGCCGGGCCACACCGACGCCCGCTCCGTGGCCCAGCGCGGCTTCATCAAGGAACGCATGGACCGGCTCCAGCCGGAAATCGAGGCCCGGGCACACCGGATCATCGACAGGTTCGAGACCAAGGGGTCGGCGAACCTGCTCGAGGAATACTCGCTGGAGCTGACCACCCAGACCATCATGGCCCTGTTGGGACTCGGCTATGAGCATGAGGCCATGCTGCGGCAGTTGCGCGATGACCTCTTCGCGGTGCTGTCCTCCGCCCACGAGCCGCTGCCCGAACCGAAGCGTTCCGAGGTGTGGGACCGCTTTGTCGCGGCCAACCTGGTATTGCGCGGCATCGTCGATTCACGGCGCGATTCGGACGCCGACGACATCATCTCGGTGATGGCCTCGGCCAGGAACGACGACGGGTCCTGGGCACTTCCGACCCCGCAGATCGCCTTGCACGTTTCCGAGTTCGCGGCGGCCGGCACCGACACCACCGCCCAGGCCATGACCAACGCGGTCATCTTCCTCGCCGAAAACCCCGAGGCGCTGCAGGATGCGATCGACGAGCCAGAATTGTGGTCACGGGTCTTCGAGGAAACCGTCCGCCGACGCCCGTCCTCGACCTTCACCTCCCGCCGCGCCACCCGCGACGTCGAACTCTCCGGGATCAAGATCGCGGCCGGGGACATGATCTGGATCGCCTTGGCCTCGGCCAACACCGACCCCGAGCATGTGGATCGTCCCTTCGAATTCGACATCCATCGCCCCAACCCCACCGACCACCTGGCCTTCACCGCCGGTCGGCACACCTGCCTGGGCAATCCGCTGGCCCGGGTCCAGGGAACCACCGGCCTGCGGGTGCTTTTCGAGCGCCTGCCCTCGCTTCGGCCCGACGAGACCGACGCGCCGGACTTCCTGAAAATGGCGCTGCTGCCGGTGCGTCGTTCCCTGAACGTGCACTGGGACGTGGCCGATGTCGAACGCTCCCGCGAACGCACGATCCGCACGGTGAACCTGCAGGTCCTTCAACGGACCGAGGCTTCTGACTGCGTTGCCGCATTGACTCTGGGACATCCGGATGGGGGCCAGCTTCCGCATTGGAAGGCCGGGGCACACGTCGATGTCCACATCCCCAACGGAGAGCTTGAGCCCTACGTGCGGCAGTACTCGTTGTCCTCGGACTCCGAGGAGCGAACCATCTACCGGATTGGCGTGCTCAAGGAAGTGGCAGGGCGAGGCGGCTCCGCTGCCGTCCACGAGACGCTCCTCCCCGGCTCCCGCGTCACCGTGTCCTGGCCGCGCAACAACTTCCGCCTTTCCCCCGCAGGGAAGTACCTGTTCATCGCCGGAGGCATCGGCATTACGCCGATCCTCGCCATGATCAGGGAGGCCGAGCGCGCGGGCGCCGACTGGGAACTGACCTACGGCGGCCGCACCCGCACGTCGATGGCTTTCCTCGACGAGCTGGCCGCCTACGGCGAGAAAGTCGCCATTGTTCCCCAAGACGAGTTCGGGCACGTGGACTTGCCCGGGCTGCTTGCCGAGGCGCGGGCGGACACCCTGGTCTACGCATGTGGTCCCGAGCCGCTGCTCCGGGCAGCAGAGGAGCACGCGGCGCACTGGCCCAAGGATTCATTGCGTCTGGAGCGGTTCGCGCCCAAGTCCGTGGAGCGAACCGCTCCAGATGCCCCGTTCGAAGTCGAGTTCGCCGAGTCCGGCACGGTCATTGAGGTCGGCGCGGACGAGACAATCCTGGATGCAGCCCAGAAGGCAGGGCTGCCGGTGATTTCCTCGTGCAAGACCGGAACCTGCGGCACGTGTGAGACCCCGGTTCTCTCGGGGCGTGCCGACCACCGGGACTCGATCCTTTCGGCCTCGGAACAGGAAGCCAACGAAACCATGATGATCTGCGTGTCCCGCGCCGCCGGGAACTGTCCGCGGCTGGTGCTCGGCCGCTGA
- a CDS encoding SDR family NAD(P)-dependent oxidoreductase — protein MTTTTTNTNHSTISEERRLRKLGELFNVRGLGIVVTGGGSGLGLRMGTALAEAGAHVTLLDIVGDRLLEAQAELAGRDVLVDVATVDTTDFEELDALFERLEHGEHGLHAVFANAGISAGIGPRLKSGRITDLDRERWQQVLDVNLTGAVNAMSAAARHLNAGTGRIVVTSSVGGIRADPMVGYAYAATKAGVVGLVRNAALELAHRGITVNAIAPGLFETGIRKANPVAQAMSSDFMKVSAMKRAGELSELEGLAVYLASPASSYVTGAVLNIDGGGQHVGPNEVEL, from the coding sequence ATGACCACTACAACCACTAACACAAACCATTCAACGATTTCCGAGGAACGCCGGCTGAGAAAACTTGGCGAACTATTCAATGTTCGGGGTTTGGGGATCGTCGTCACCGGGGGCGGTAGCGGTCTGGGCCTACGCATGGGCACCGCCTTGGCCGAGGCCGGCGCCCACGTGACGCTGCTCGATATTGTCGGGGATCGGCTTCTGGAAGCCCAGGCAGAACTGGCCGGACGAGACGTGCTGGTTGACGTTGCCACGGTGGACACCACCGACTTCGAAGAGCTCGACGCGCTTTTCGAGCGGCTCGAGCATGGCGAGCACGGACTTCACGCAGTATTCGCCAACGCGGGGATCAGTGCAGGGATCGGTCCGCGCCTGAAGTCCGGGCGGATCACCGACCTGGATCGTGAGCGCTGGCAGCAGGTCCTCGACGTGAACCTCACCGGGGCCGTCAACGCGATGTCGGCGGCGGCACGTCACCTGAATGCGGGAACCGGACGCATCGTCGTCACTTCCTCCGTTGGTGGTATTCGGGCAGATCCGATGGTCGGCTACGCCTATGCCGCGACGAAGGCAGGGGTGGTCGGCTTGGTCCGCAACGCCGCGCTCGAGCTCGCCCATCGAGGGATCACCGTCAATGCGATCGCGCCCGGCCTTTTTGAGACCGGGATTCGCAAGGCAAACCCCGTTGCCCAGGCGATGAGCTCGGATTTCATGAAGGTCTCCGCAATGAAACGAGCCGGAGAGCTCTCTGAACTCGAAGGCCTGGCCGTTTACCTGGCCTCCCCTGCATCCAGCTATGTCACTGGTGCGGTGCTCAACATCGACGGTGGCGGCCAGCATGTCGGACCCAACGAGGTGGAACTCTAG
- a CDS encoding TetR/AcrR family transcriptional regulator, protein MTERTSKSAATRQRFVDEALRLFKDKGYEQTSMAQIASAAGGSRANLYLYFNSKPQIIMSRMQEIEAEVADLYAILNQMPDHTPDSMRQWLEKARLMWVQYAAEFEAINRAMAAEPNVLDEWLGLLRRIASVQTTLYNGCQTEDERQDREVHMATLMTSLERNFYFLYIRGHNEREDRVLASLARQWANLFGE, encoded by the coding sequence GTGACTGAGCGCACCTCCAAGAGCGCAGCCACTCGACAGCGTTTTGTGGATGAGGCACTACGGCTGTTCAAGGACAAGGGTTATGAGCAGACGTCAATGGCGCAGATAGCTTCGGCTGCTGGCGGGAGCAGGGCCAACCTTTACCTCTACTTCAATAGCAAGCCACAGATCATCATGAGCCGGATGCAGGAGATTGAAGCAGAGGTTGCCGATTTGTACGCGATCCTCAACCAGATGCCGGACCACACGCCCGATTCGATGAGGCAGTGGCTCGAAAAAGCTCGTCTCATGTGGGTGCAGTACGCTGCGGAGTTCGAGGCAATCAACCGTGCCATGGCTGCTGAGCCGAACGTACTCGATGAATGGCTGGGATTGCTCAGGCGGATCGCCTCGGTCCAGACCACGTTGTACAACGGTTGCCAGACCGAGGATGAGCGGCAAGACCGGGAGGTGCACATGGCGACCCTCATGACGAGTTTGGAACGAAACTTCTACTTTCTGTACATCCGAGGCCACAACGAACGAGAGGACCGGGTCCTCGCCTCATTGGCCCGGCAATGGGCAAATTTGTTCGGCGAGTGA
- a CDS encoding LysR family transcriptional regulator produces MDIRHIRYFLEITRQGSISKAAKVLQMTQPPLSASLKNLEDELGVRLLDRTARGITPTRAGRLLLEKGARLVDETEHLTQELMRQGQGLSGSLHLAVILPFAWAYLPRVLGRFREASPGTDISLTDVNPGNVIEQIRNGNLDVAIVATGSASRLQTMYQDDTRVELISKLGISPVLPTRFKDAPKTIPLQDLMGETWLLPMPSLRLPGMTEMLVDFWLAQGLPLPSIKPVTSLQTTLPLVAADLGISIMPPEIQQIARTTIVTRKIDPPIPPMEIAAVWSTAREPSEVATKFIEVLVGPRAART; encoded by the coding sequence ATGGACATTCGCCACATTCGCTACTTCCTCGAAATCACCCGCCAGGGCTCGATCTCCAAGGCCGCCAAGGTCCTGCAAATGACCCAGCCACCGCTCAGCGCCTCGCTGAAGAACCTCGAGGACGAGCTGGGGGTGCGATTGCTGGACAGGACCGCCCGGGGCATCACCCCGACCCGCGCCGGCCGGCTGCTCCTGGAAAAGGGGGCCCGGCTCGTTGACGAGACGGAGCACCTGACCCAGGAACTGATGCGCCAGGGCCAGGGGCTCAGCGGCTCGCTGCACCTTGCTGTCATCCTGCCGTTCGCCTGGGCATATCTTCCCCGGGTCCTGGGCCGGTTCCGGGAAGCTTCCCCCGGCACCGACATCTCCCTCACCGACGTCAACCCGGGGAACGTGATCGAGCAGATCCGCAACGGGAACCTGGACGTGGCGATCGTGGCAACCGGCTCGGCAAGCCGGCTGCAGACGATGTACCAGGACGACACCCGGGTGGAACTGATCTCCAAGCTCGGCATCTCCCCCGTGCTGCCCACCAGGTTCAAGGACGCACCAAAGACGATCCCCCTGCAGGACCTCATGGGGGAAACCTGGCTTCTTCCCATGCCCTCGCTTCGGCTCCCGGGCATGACCGAGATGCTGGTGGACTTCTGGCTCGCCCAAGGCCTGCCCCTGCCCTCAATCAAGCCGGTGACCAGCCTGCAGACAACGCTTCCGCTGGTGGCCGCCGATCTGGGGATCAGCATCATGCCGCCGGAAATCCAGCAGATCGCGCGCACCACCATCGTCACGCGCAAGATCGATCCCCCCATCCCGCCGATGGAGATCGCGGCCGTCTGGAGCACCGCCCGCGAGCCCTCGGAGGTTGCCACCAAGTTCATTGAGGTCCTCGTGGGGCCGCGGGCCGCGAGGACCTAA
- a CDS encoding MBL fold metallo-hydrolase yields MDAGHGVLQRLRQARLGNWQVPGGGPLDALRAVFITHLHSDHIVDLNSLFTSGIFNGLQMVDRPVELIGPGNRGMLPPVFGGGARGPVVAPENPTPGTTETWELIKRAFATDFNDRIADNHAKSPDQLVKARDIELPSHLIADPNGNNVPDMEPVQVYEDDRVRVTCILVQHAPVFPAFAYRFETEAGSVVFSGDTSRTPNLVKLAKGADVLVHEAISREWLDGEMPEPRSPQVQAGYQHMLGAHTAADEVGKVAEEAGVGRLVLNHLVPMDWPVQRWRQTVKRDFSGDLTVGQDLLRIPLS; encoded by the coding sequence GTGGATGCGGGCCACGGCGTCCTGCAACGACTGCGGCAGGCTCGGCTGGGAAACTGGCAAGTGCCGGGCGGCGGACCGCTCGACGCGCTCCGCGCTGTATTCATAACCCACCTGCATTCGGACCACATCGTGGATCTCAATAGTCTCTTCACTTCGGGGATCTTCAACGGCCTTCAAATGGTCGATCGTCCAGTTGAATTGATTGGTCCCGGGAACCGTGGAATGCTGCCACCGGTATTCGGTGGCGGGGCTCGCGGACCGGTGGTGGCCCCGGAGAACCCGACCCCGGGAACCACCGAAACCTGGGAACTGATCAAGCGCGCATTTGCCACCGATTTCAATGACCGGATCGCCGACAACCATGCGAAGAGCCCCGATCAACTCGTCAAGGCGCGCGATATCGAGCTGCCCTCGCATTTGATAGCCGATCCCAATGGAAACAACGTTCCAGACATGGAACCGGTGCAGGTCTACGAGGACGACCGGGTCCGCGTCACCTGCATCCTCGTCCAACATGCACCGGTGTTTCCCGCATTCGCCTACCGATTCGAGACGGAAGCCGGGAGCGTGGTCTTTTCCGGCGATACGTCGCGCACGCCGAACCTGGTCAAACTCGCCAAGGGTGCCGACGTGCTGGTGCACGAGGCCATTTCCCGCGAATGGCTTGACGGGGAAATGCCGGAGCCGCGTTCGCCGCAAGTCCAGGCCGGCTACCAGCACATGCTCGGGGCCCACACGGCTGCGGATGAAGTTGGCAAGGTGGCGGAGGAAGCCGGAGTTGGCCGACTGGTTCTGAATCACCTCGTGCCGATGGATTGGCCTGTACAACGCTGGCGTCAGACGGTGAAGCGGGACTTCTCGGGAGATCTGACCGTTGGCCAGGATCTCCTGCGGATTCCGCTGTCCTAA
- a CDS encoding serine hydrolase domain-containing protein, which yields MQHIALPETTITDTPGLERRFLEVLDETIRADIDRGDYHGANVIVARHGEIAMRGSYGMAEVATDRPTRSDDVYRILSMSKGFTNVLIYRALSEGKLMLSTRVVDLIPEFFGTEPFRAARKDRINLAHLLTHRAGMPATPNPGVGPEGFAVLADVISALCGVDVINEPGTNLNYSAAINHALMGEMARRAYGAASFRELMQEKVFGPIGMENTRFGMPADWQERAVPLKVIEANDSWLKPEDIECLNDVIDRPDAEMPWVGAVSTIEDVFAFTEVLRNRGRTANGEQLFGESVLDFATSNQTGDQINDLYGMVAAARSWDLPPGNMGLGMALAGSGTHARFFGPFVSPRTFGSYGAGSSLLWVDPVSGLSFCFLSSGVMDEGDNVARFQKLSTIAASAVTSK from the coding sequence ATGCAGCACATCGCACTCCCCGAGACCACCATCACCGATACCCCGGGCCTTGAACGCCGCTTCCTCGAGGTCCTGGACGAGACCATCCGGGCGGACATCGACCGCGGCGACTACCACGGCGCCAATGTCATCGTGGCGCGCCACGGCGAGATCGCCATGCGCGGCAGCTACGGCATGGCCGAGGTCGCAACCGACCGCCCCACCCGATCCGATGACGTGTACCGCATCCTTTCCATGTCCAAGGGCTTCACCAACGTCCTGATCTACCGGGCCCTCAGCGAGGGCAAGCTCATGCTCTCCACGCGAGTGGTCGACCTGATCCCGGAGTTCTTCGGCACCGAACCGTTCCGCGCGGCCCGCAAGGACCGGATCAACCTCGCACACCTGCTCACCCACCGCGCCGGCATGCCCGCCACTCCCAACCCGGGGGTCGGCCCGGAGGGCTTCGCCGTGCTCGCAGACGTCATTTCGGCGCTCTGCGGCGTGGACGTGATCAATGAGCCCGGCACCAACCTCAACTACTCCGCGGCCATCAACCACGCGCTCATGGGTGAGATGGCCCGCCGCGCGTACGGGGCAGCCTCCTTCCGGGAGCTCATGCAGGAGAAGGTGTTCGGGCCGATCGGGATGGAGAACACCCGCTTCGGCATGCCCGCCGACTGGCAAGAGCGGGCCGTGCCGCTGAAGGTCATCGAAGCCAACGACTCGTGGCTCAAGCCCGAGGACATCGAGTGCCTCAACGACGTCATCGACCGCCCCGACGCCGAGATGCCCTGGGTGGGCGCGGTCTCCACGATCGAGGACGTCTTCGCGTTCACCGAGGTGCTGCGCAACAGGGGCCGCACCGCGAACGGGGAGCAGCTCTTCGGGGAGTCGGTGCTCGACTTTGCCACGTCCAACCAGACCGGCGATCAGATCAACGACCTCTACGGCATGGTCGCCGCAGCTCGCAGCTGGGACCTCCCGCCGGGGAACATGGGCCTGGGCATGGCGTTGGCCGGAAGCGGCACGCACGCCCGGTTCTTCGGTCCGTTTGTCTCCCCGCGCACCTTCGGCTCCTACGGCGCCGGATCCTCGCTGCTGTGGGTCGACCCGGTCTCCGGCCTGTCCTTCTGCTTCCTCTCCTCCGGGGTGATGGACGAGGGCGACAATGTCGCACGCTTCCAAAAACTGTCCACCATCGCCGCCTCCGCGGTCACCAGCAAGTAA
- a CDS encoding SDR family NAD(P)-dependent oxidoreductase — translation MDLDGKIAVVTGAASGMGLAAAKALIGAGATVYGIDLRQEALDREFTTLDRAHGFVADISDSRAVNQVFAQVDIDHGKLDILVNAAGVSTPNREKQAWVDGINTKMVESFKSGEPYNPEFLGGITDEDFDRVVAINLNGTFYTIRAAVPLLKKAGRGSIINFASVAGLIGLPMPAYYPASKAAVVGLTKAVAAELAPFDIRVNALAPAGINTPMFTASGEDHVQALLALQPLKRVAEPEEIGRTVLFLASDDAGHYTGQTMSPSGGALML, via the coding sequence ATGGATTTGGACGGCAAGATCGCAGTTGTCACCGGCGCAGCATCGGGCATGGGCCTGGCCGCCGCCAAGGCGTTGATCGGGGCGGGCGCAACCGTCTATGGGATCGATCTTCGACAAGAGGCCCTCGATCGCGAATTCACGACCCTGGACCGCGCCCACGGCTTCGTGGCGGATATTTCAGACTCCCGGGCCGTCAACCAGGTCTTCGCGCAGGTGGATATCGACCACGGCAAGCTGGACATCCTGGTCAACGCCGCCGGTGTCTCCACGCCGAACAGGGAAAAGCAGGCCTGGGTGGATGGAATCAACACCAAAATGGTCGAGTCCTTCAAGTCCGGCGAGCCCTACAACCCGGAGTTCCTCGGCGGTATCACCGACGAAGACTTCGACCGAGTCGTGGCGATCAACCTCAACGGCACCTTCTACACCATTCGCGCCGCCGTCCCGCTGCTCAAGAAGGCTGGCCGCGGCTCGATCATCAACTTTGCCTCCGTCGCCGGGCTCATCGGCCTGCCCATGCCCGCCTACTACCCGGCATCCAAGGCCGCGGTCGTGGGCCTGACCAAGGCGGTCGCCGCGGAGCTCGCACCCTTCGACATCCGGGTCAATGCCTTGGCACCTGCAGGCATCAACACCCCGATGTTCACCGCCTCCGGCGAGGACCACGTCCAGGCCCTGCTGGCCCTGCAGCCGCTCAAGCGGGTTGCCGAACCGGAAGAGATCGGCCGCACGGTCCTGTTCCTGGCCTCCGACGACGCCGGCCACTACACCGGCCAAACCATGTCGCCCTCCGGCGGCGCCCTCATGCTCTGA
- a CDS encoding carboxymuconolactone decarboxylase family protein — protein sequence MTTNTVSAQAISPTQLREDFERLHGRWDERLQALLELNPRMFEVHAGLVGVSNRQGVLSEKIGHLVHLAVAAAATHLYGPGTEGHIRGALRAGATEQEIAEVLQLTGTLGIHAHNVGGPILEKVLRETGNLPQTPEPLTEHQHRLKASFEARRGFWHEDFEQLLRLDPDLFEAYCEYSGLPWTEGELEPKVREFIYIAFDVAATHLHRPGIEQHFRNALRHGATAQELLAVLQIASTLGTHGVLEGALAMARVRAHESVTAEQE from the coding sequence ATGACGACGAACACCGTGTCCGCTCAGGCGATCTCACCGACGCAACTCCGGGAGGATTTCGAGCGACTGCACGGTCGCTGGGATGAACGGCTGCAGGCGTTGCTGGAATTGAACCCGCGTATGTTCGAGGTACATGCCGGCCTCGTTGGCGTCTCCAATCGCCAAGGGGTCCTGTCCGAGAAGATCGGCCATCTGGTCCACCTTGCCGTTGCCGCGGCGGCCACACACCTCTACGGGCCCGGGACCGAGGGCCACATCCGCGGAGCCCTGCGTGCCGGCGCTACCGAGCAGGAAATCGCGGAGGTCCTGCAACTGACCGGGACATTGGGTATCCACGCGCACAACGTAGGTGGGCCGATCCTGGAGAAGGTCCTCAGGGAGACGGGCAACCTGCCACAGACCCCTGAGCCCTTGACCGAGCACCAGCACCGACTCAAGGCCTCTTTCGAAGCGCGCAGGGGCTTCTGGCATGAAGATTTCGAACAACTCCTGCGCCTGGATCCGGACCTCTTCGAGGCGTACTGCGAGTATTCCGGCCTCCCCTGGACCGAAGGCGAGCTGGAACCCAAGGTCCGGGAATTCATCTACATTGCCTTCGACGTCGCCGCCACCCATCTGCACCGGCCCGGCATTGAGCAGCACTTCCGCAATGCACTGCGCCACGGAGCCACCGCGCAAGAGCTGCTGGCCGTCCTGCAGATTGCTTCCACCCTCGGCACCCACGGGGTGCTTGAGGGTGCACTGGCAATGGCCCGCGTGCGTGCGCATGAATCCGTAACCGCCGAACAGGAGTAA